Proteins encoded in a region of the Leptolyngbya subtilissima AS-A7 genome:
- a CDS encoding Tab2/Atab2 family RNA-binding protein has translation MTVWQADLHRPPLTSPSGEPLWEILLCSDDFVFSYGAMTAQSSVNKAWVSEQIGIALEKAGSPPEKIQVFRPQALSLLTVSCESLGIAVEPTRHTATLHQWLQQRAKWYPTQPNAVPIPYNPLHIESPPPVPLPENLWGDRWGFTALSAYDFEQTLPYEPIPLRHLLPSLMPSGLGLASTTPIPGIVVDAGRQAMALAQWIQANNPAWLSYVRGEPDGLILDAGLCDRWVFTTFSDPDVAAAGQRFEQRKQASQGLHFLLVRPDDSGMTSTGLWLLQQPGMIMQSSTRQ, from the coding sequence ATGACTGTCTGGCAAGCCGATCTCCACCGCCCACCCCTGACCAGCCCCAGCGGTGAACCCCTTTGGGAAATTTTGCTGTGCAGCGACGATTTTGTTTTCAGCTACGGGGCCATGACTGCTCAATCGTCGGTGAACAAAGCCTGGGTGAGCGAGCAAATAGGCATAGCGTTAGAAAAAGCCGGTAGCCCCCCCGAGAAAATTCAGGTGTTTCGGCCCCAGGCGCTGTCGCTGCTAACCGTGAGCTGTGAGTCGCTGGGAATTGCGGTCGAACCGACCCGCCACACCGCTACCCTGCACCAGTGGCTTCAGCAGCGGGCCAAATGGTATCCCACCCAACCCAATGCCGTCCCCATTCCCTACAACCCACTGCATATCGAGTCACCGCCCCCTGTTCCCCTGCCCGAAAATCTTTGGGGCGATCGCTGGGGTTTCACAGCGCTATCCGCCTACGACTTTGAGCAAACCCTGCCCTACGAACCTATTCCCCTGCGCCACCTGCTGCCGAGCTTAATGCCCTCCGGTTTGGGCTTAGCCAGCACCACGCCAATTCCTGGAATTGTAGTCGATGCCGGACGACAAGCGATGGCCCTGGCCCAGTGGATTCAGGCTAACAATCCCGCTTGGCTGAGCTATGTGCGGGGGGAACCAGATGGACTGATTTTGGATGCAGGATTGTGCGATCGCTGGGTCTTCACCACCTTCAGCGACCCCGATGTGGCTGCCGCAGGGCAACGCTTTGAGCAGCGTAAACAGGCAAGTCAAGGCCTCCACTTTCTGCTAGTGCGCCCGGACGACTCAGGCATGACCAGCACTGGCCTCTGGCTCTTGCAACAGCCGGGTATGATAATGCAGTCCAGCACTAGACAGTAA
- a CDS encoding D-Ala-D-Ala carboxypeptidase family metallohydrolase — protein sequence MNQVLRVNRATALVLRPEPPGQLAANEQVAIAAGSVYPLQSYAYADVDGGFNGHIKVAFRDSAPGGFNTWFVPSRDTQVESDGVVVYPHEDQEGMPVLWINTSTLLKRRPLDSALLNPSETVAVSRGQSYNLHSYAFADSQGNFNNHIKIAIRNPEDFVNGLSTWFVYTPQAFVTLDNDVVFPRPDPNAFVLRVTANTLFKRRPVDNSQLAPNERATASPGTAIVLSSYAFADAQGSFNGHIRFAIKYVKDDINGLNTWYVFQGHARVERAGVVVYPPPTAPPPPQYVGRPFRLPGNTSTFYTDQPIIPGGSFTWGEATRDATRIPETQAIVDNIIGLARALETARDRLNRPFQITSWYRPPAVNAAVGGATRSQHLFGRAADIQVQGLSGRQVANALMLSWPGGMGIYGNIPNIIHLDTGPKRTWGF from the coding sequence GTGAATCAAGTCTTACGCGTCAACCGGGCTACGGCGCTGGTGCTGAGGCCGGAGCCGCCGGGGCAGTTGGCTGCTAATGAGCAGGTAGCGATCGCCGCTGGGAGCGTCTATCCGCTGCAATCTTACGCCTATGCCGACGTTGACGGCGGGTTTAACGGCCACATTAAAGTGGCCTTTCGCGACAGCGCCCCCGGTGGGTTTAATACCTGGTTTGTGCCCAGTCGTGATACCCAGGTAGAGTCGGATGGCGTCGTGGTTTACCCCCACGAAGACCAGGAGGGCATGCCCGTGCTGTGGATTAATACCAGTACCCTGCTGAAGCGCCGTCCCCTCGACTCGGCTCTGCTCAACCCCAGCGAAACCGTTGCCGTGTCTCGGGGGCAATCCTACAACCTGCACTCCTACGCCTTTGCCGATAGCCAAGGCAACTTTAACAACCACATTAAAATTGCCATTCGCAACCCCGAGGACTTTGTCAATGGGCTGAGCACCTGGTTTGTGTATACTCCGCAAGCCTTTGTCACCCTCGACAACGATGTGGTGTTTCCGCGCCCAGACCCCAATGCCTTTGTCCTGCGCGTGACTGCTAACACTCTGTTTAAGCGTCGCCCGGTCGACAATAGCCAACTGGCCCCTAACGAGCGGGCCACTGCCTCACCGGGCACAGCAATCGTGCTCAGCAGCTACGCCTTTGCCGATGCTCAGGGGTCATTTAACGGCCACATTCGCTTTGCGATCAAGTACGTCAAAGATGACATCAACGGGTTGAATACCTGGTATGTGTTCCAGGGCCATGCGCGGGTCGAGCGGGCTGGAGTGGTCGTGTATCCACCTCCGACGGCACCACCGCCGCCCCAGTACGTGGGCCGTCCCTTTCGCCTACCGGGCAATACGTCAACGTTCTACACCGACCAGCCAATTATTCCCGGCGGTAGCTTTACCTGGGGAGAAGCCACACGAGACGCCACGCGCATTCCTGAAACCCAGGCGATCGTTGACAACATTATTGGTTTAGCTCGGGCACTCGAGACAGCGCGCGATCGCCTCAACCGCCCCTTTCAGATCACCTCCTGGTATCGTCCCCCAGCAGTCAACGCAGCGGTGGGTGGGGCCACTCGAAGTCAGCATCTCTTCGGCCGCGCCGCCGATATTCAGGTACAGGGGCTTAGCGGTCGCCAGGTAGCCAACGCGCTGATGCTGAGCTGGCCTGGAGGCATGGGCATCTACGGCAATATCCCCAACATCATTCACCTCGACACTGGCCCTAAGCGCACCTGGGGATTTTAG
- a CDS encoding 16S rRNA (cytosine(967)-C(5))-methyltransferase — MTTRAAAPSGARQLALNVLLQVQAGAYADVALHRTLGQAKLSESDSSGERSAERAFATELVYGIVRRQRTLDALIDQLGSRPADKQPPVLRLVLHLGLYQLRYLTAVPDSAAVNTSVDLAKANGLGKLSGVVNGLLRQYLRQSEGGTDPLALPDDTAIALGIRHSYPDWLIALWLDQLGAEETDQLCQWFNQVPSIDLRVNRQQATVEAVKTAFAAADIAVEPISGVPWGLRLVNHQGALTNLPGYEAGWWSVQDASAQLVGLLLDPQPGETVLDVCAAPGGKATQMAEIVGEGGKVWACDRAPSRLKKITANATRLGLTNLHTHAGDSTDLAQFHGQADRVLVDAPCSGLGTLHRHADARWRQNPDSIATLTELQSALLSEAARCVKPGGTLVYATCTLHPTENEAVIESFCRTHPIWQVQPPTPGFGDGLEVASAGWVRVWPHRQNMDGFFMVRLQQA; from the coding sequence GTGACTACTCGGGCTGCTGCACCTTCTGGGGCACGGCAACTAGCTCTGAATGTGCTGCTTCAAGTGCAAGCCGGGGCCTACGCCGATGTAGCCCTACACCGCACATTGGGTCAGGCCAAGTTGAGCGAAAGCGATTCCTCTGGGGAGCGCTCCGCCGAACGCGCCTTTGCCACTGAGCTGGTCTATGGCATCGTTCGCCGCCAGCGCACTCTAGACGCTCTCATCGATCAGCTGGGCAGTCGCCCAGCGGATAAACAGCCCCCGGTGCTGCGCCTTGTGCTGCATCTGGGGCTTTATCAATTGCGCTACCTCACCGCCGTGCCCGACTCGGCGGCGGTGAATACCAGCGTTGATCTAGCCAAGGCGAATGGGTTAGGTAAGCTTTCTGGGGTAGTAAATGGCCTGCTGCGCCAGTACCTGCGTCAGTCGGAAGGCGGTACCGATCCCCTTGCCCTGCCCGACGACACGGCGATCGCCCTGGGCATTCGTCACAGCTACCCTGACTGGCTCATCGCTCTATGGCTCGACCAACTTGGCGCGGAAGAAACCGATCAGCTCTGCCAGTGGTTTAACCAGGTACCCTCCATCGACCTGCGGGTCAACCGTCAGCAGGCCACGGTCGAAGCGGTGAAAACTGCCTTTGCCGCCGCAGATATTGCAGTAGAACCTATCTCCGGTGTTCCCTGGGGGCTGCGCCTGGTGAACCACCAGGGAGCCCTCACCAACCTGCCCGGCTATGAAGCTGGCTGGTGGAGCGTGCAGGATGCCAGTGCCCAGCTAGTGGGGCTACTGCTCGATCCGCAACCCGGAGAGACGGTACTGGATGTGTGTGCAGCACCGGGGGGTAAGGCGACCCAGATGGCAGAGATAGTGGGGGAAGGTGGCAAGGTGTGGGCCTGCGATCGCGCCCCCTCTCGCCTCAAAAAGATTACCGCCAACGCCACCCGTTTGGGCCTTACCAACTTGCATACCCACGCGGGCGACAGCACCGACTTAGCCCAGTTTCACGGTCAGGCCGACCGAGTCTTGGTCGATGCCCCCTGCTCAGGGCTAGGCACCCTGCACCGCCACGCCGATGCCCGCTGGCGACAAAATCCAGACAGCATAGCGACGCTAACCGAGCTGCAAAGCGCTCTGCTATCCGAAGCGGCTCGCTGCGTCAAACCCGGCGGCACTCTGGTCTATGCCACCTGCACGCTGCACCCTACCGAAAATGAAGCGGTGATTGAATCATTTTGCCGCACCCATCCTATCTGGCAGGTGCAGCCGCCAACACCCGGCTTTGGGGACGGACTAGAGGTTGCCTCCGCTGGCTGGGTGCGCGTCTGGCCCCATCGCCAAAACATGGATGGGTTCTTTATGGTGAGGCTTCAGCAGGCTTAA